One segment of Solanum stenotomum isolate F172 chromosome 1, ASM1918654v1, whole genome shotgun sequence DNA contains the following:
- the LOC125846059 gene encoding glutathione transferase GST 23-like isoform X1, translating into MADEVKLYRTWSSRFSLRIVWALHIKGIEYEAIFEDLSHKSPQLLQYNPVHKKVPVLVHKGKPICESLVILEYIDETWKKETTPLLPQDPYEKAMARFWAKFVDDKLLPSVTSVFTEKGYEAKKEALVPAVQNLELIEEQLKGKKFFGGESIGYVDLVLGWMAYLLDVFEEVIDLKLFDAHKFPLLSGWMKNFCDAPAIKQHLPPRDKLVTKYQLLHEKYQTTSN; encoded by the exons ATGGCAGATGAAGTGAAGCTTTACAGGACATGGTCAAGCCGATTTAGTTTGAGAATCGTTTGGGCACTACATATCAAAGGGATTGAATACGAAGCCATCTTTGAAGATTTAAGCCATAAGAGCCCTCAACTCCTCCAGTATAATCCTGTTCATAAAAAAGTTCCTGTACTTGTACACAAAGGCAAACCAATCTGTGAATCACTCGTAATTCTTGAGTATATCGATGAGACATGGAAGAAGGAAACAACTCCTTTGCTACCTCAGGATCCTTATGAGAAAGCCATGGCACGTTTTTGGGCAAAATTTGTGGATGACAAG CTTCTGCCATCAGTAACGAGTGTTTTCACAGAAAAAGGATATGAGGCGAAAAAGGAAGCTCTTGTTCCAGCAGTGCAAAATCTAGAACTCATTGAAGAGCAATTGAAAGGGAAGAAATTTTTTGGTGGAGAAAGTATAGGATATGTGGATCTTGTACTTGGTTGGATGGCGTATCTTCTTGATGTGTTTGAGGAGGTAATCGATCTGAAGTTGTTTGATGCACACAAATTTCCGCTCTTGTCAGGATGGATGAAAAACTTTTGTGATGCTCCGGCAATCAAACAACACTTGCCACCACGAGACAAACTAGTAACCAAATACCAACTGCTCCATGAAAAATACCAGACGACATCAAATTAA